A single Syngnathus acus chromosome 8, fSynAcu1.2, whole genome shotgun sequence DNA region contains:
- the adap2 gene encoding arf-GAP with dual PH domain-containing protein 1, whose translation MANWERNKRILLELLKLPENRLCADCGVPDPDWASYKLGLFICLNCSGIHRNLSSRVKSIKLDYWEDALVELMKSSGNARARALYEKALPPYYYRPQQTDCAVLREQWIRAKYERLEFTGETKYPPPSYSTGFYEGMLWKKGKENTQFLKRKFVLSEREFTLAYYNKDNESKGPKALISIKHLNVTFQPEKIGHPHGMQITYLDNDHTRSLFVYHESPEEIVTWYNALRAARYAYLKTAYPTGTDADLVPNITPNYLKEGYMEKTGPSQKEPFKKRWFILDSQNRKLLYFKGCLDAEELGVIFLGTERDSYSVRDCVPKHTRGNKWKFGLMVETPERQFVFMCERESEQREWLDSLRQVMSRPMTPQDYTTETNIRNKR comes from the exons ATGGCAAACTGGGAGCGAAACAAGAGGATCTTACTGGAGCTGCTGAAGCTGCCCGAGAACAGACTTTGTGCAGATTGCGGCGTGCCCG ATCCCGACTGGGCGTCTTACAAGTTGGGCTTGTTTATCTGTCTGAACTGTTCCGGTATCCACCGTAATCTGTCCAGTCGGGTAAAGTCCATAAAGCTTGACTACTGGGAAGATGCGCTTGTAGAG TTGATGAAATCCAGCGGCAATGCTCGAGCCAGAGCTTTGTATGAAAAAGCACTTCCTCCTTACTACTACCGGCCACAGCAGACTGACTGTGC AGTGTTAAGAGAGCAGTGGATACGAGCCAAATATGAAAGACTGGAATTCACAGGCGAGACCAAGTATCCACCTCCGTCTTATAGCACAG GCTTCTATGAAGGCATGCTATGGAAGAAAGGCAAGGAGAACACACAGTTTCTCAAAAGAAAGTTTGTCTTGTCTGAGAGGGAATTCACGCTGGCTTACTACAACAAGGACAAT GAGTCCAAAGGTCCAAAAGCGCTCATTTCTATCAAGCACTTGAATGTAACATTTCAGCCAGAGAAGATTGGTCATCCCCATGGGATGCAGATTACTTACCTGGACAACGACCACACCAGGAGCCTTTTTGTGTATCATGAAAGTCCTGAG GAAATAGTCACATGGTACAACGCCCTTCGTGCCGCTCGCTATGCATACCTAAAGACGGCGTACCCGACCGGGACAGACGCCGAC CTGGTACCAAATATAACACCAAACTACCTTAAAGAGGGATATATGGAAAAAACAGGGCCGTCG CAAAAGGAACCATTCAAAAAGAGGTGGTTCATTTTGGATTcccaaaacaggaagttgctCTACTTCAAAGGCTGTTTG GATGCTGAGGAGCTGGGGGTCATCTTCCTTGGCACAGAACGCGACAGCTACTCTGTTAGGGATTGTGTCCCAAAGCACACCCGTGGAAACAAGTGGAAGTTCGGCCTCATGGTGGAAACACCCGAACGgcaatttgtcttcatgtgCGAGCGTGAGAGTGAGCAAAGAGAGTGGCTGGACTCACTCAGACAGGTCATGTCCAGGCCTATGACACCACAGGATTATACTA CTGAAACCAACATCAGGAATAAGCGATGA